In the genome of Acetobacter oryzifermentans, one region contains:
- the odhB gene encoding 2-oxoglutarate dehydrogenase complex dihydrolipoyllysine-residue succinyltransferase produces the protein MSVEIKVPTLGESVTTATVAKWLKQPGEAVQADEPIVELETDKVSVEVSAPQAGILGPQAAKEDQEVEVGALLTTLEPGKAGAAPAAKAAAPEKKAEPVAAAAPAKAAAPAPKAAAPAPAVDAGAALPAARKMMAENGLSAQQLAGTGLGGRITKGDVLGFLANPQAATPAAAPKPPRNDDPREERVKMTRLRRTIARRLKEAQNTAAMLTTFNEIDMSGAMALRAEYQDSFVKKHGVKLGYMSIFSRAVVAALKEFPAINAEIDGDDVIYRDFVNLGIAVGGPNGLVVPVIRDADKMGYAEIEKTIAGFGKAAREGTLKLDQLSGGTFSITNGGIYGSLLSTPILNAPQSGILGMHSIQERPVAVNGQVVIRPMMYIALSYDHRIVDGKEAVSFLVRVKQNVEDPRRLLIEV, from the coding sequence ATGTCTGTCGAGATCAAGGTGCCGACACTGGGTGAAAGCGTAACCACAGCAACCGTGGCCAAGTGGCTGAAGCAGCCGGGCGAAGCGGTGCAGGCAGATGAACCGATTGTTGAGCTGGAAACAGATAAGGTGAGCGTAGAAGTTTCTGCGCCGCAGGCTGGTATTCTGGGCCCGCAGGCTGCCAAGGAAGATCAGGAAGTAGAAGTGGGCGCACTGCTAACCACTCTGGAACCCGGTAAGGCCGGTGCGGCACCAGCAGCCAAAGCCGCTGCCCCGGAAAAGAAAGCAGAACCCGTAGCTGCGGCTGCTCCGGCAAAAGCCGCAGCGCCAGCTCCTAAGGCCGCCGCACCTGCGCCAGCAGTAGATGCCGGTGCCGCTCTGCCAGCAGCCCGCAAGATGATGGCTGAAAACGGCCTGAGCGCACAGCAGCTTGCAGGCACAGGCCTTGGTGGCCGTATTACCAAGGGTGATGTGTTGGGCTTTTTGGCTAACCCACAGGCTGCAACACCAGCCGCTGCCCCCAAGCCGCCGCGTAATGATGACCCGCGTGAAGAACGCGTGAAAATGACACGCCTGCGCCGCACCATTGCCCGCCGCCTGAAGGAAGCACAAAACACGGCGGCCATGCTGACAACGTTTAATGAAATCGACATGTCCGGCGCTATGGCGCTGCGTGCCGAATATCAGGACTCGTTTGTTAAAAAGCACGGTGTCAAGTTGGGCTATATGTCCATCTTCTCCCGCGCTGTTGTGGCAGCCCTGAAAGAATTCCCGGCCATTAACGCAGAAATCGACGGTGATGACGTTATCTACCGTGATTTCGTAAACCTCGGCATCGCCGTGGGTGGGCCAAATGGGCTGGTGGTGCCGGTTATCCGTGATGCCGACAAAATGGGCTATGCCGAAATTGAAAAAACCATTGCAGGTTTTGGCAAGGCAGCGCGTGAAGGCACGCTTAAGCTGGATCAGCTTTCTGGCGGCACCTTCTCCATCACCAATGGCGGTATTTACGGCTCTTTGCTGTCCACCCCCATCCTGAATGCACCGCAGTCTGGTATTCTGGGCATGCACTCCATTCAGGAACGCCCGGTGGCAGTGAACGGGCAGGTGGTGATCCGCCCGATGATGTATATTGCCCTTTCTTATGATCACCGCATTGTAGATGGCAAGGAAGCGGTTAGCTTCCTTGTGCGGGTGAAGCAGAACGTAGAAGACCCGCGCCGCCTTCTGATTGAAGTTTGA
- the zapE gene encoding cell division protein ZapE: MWSKPITTASDVALFVTTRLGEACTLAESAVEPLSGRIMTQTDMNGASAAIRLGPLAVYQQRIAAGELKSDPDQLRVVTRLNTLWQELASMPATAAPPPVEGIEGRAKGLLAGLARRLRPQADTFATRPARPRGLYIVGRVGRGKTMVMDLFYACAPVQKKERIHFLRFMQDVHRDLHDLKAANPNMADPIPPLAKTIASKAQLLCFDEFQVNDIADAMILGRLFEALFANGVVIVATSNTDPSQLFQNRPGADAFKPFIAIIQRELDTIELDSQRDYRRGREQDRETWLVPADSQAKSRLDRIFARYAADEKPGPVDLKFSGRVFEVDMAAGPVCRFDFNSLCGKPRGPNDYLALAKHFPVVIVDNIPCMGQDDANLARRFITLIDALYDNGNLLFASADAQPDQLFTDGDGADAFARTASRLAEMGSESWLEHGAQAAQQAHSLSRA; encoded by the coding sequence ATGTGGTCTAAACCGATCACAACTGCATCAGATGTGGCGCTTTTTGTCACGACACGGTTAGGAGAGGCTTGTACGCTTGCGGAAAGTGCGGTGGAGCCGTTATCGGGCAGGATTATGACACAGACAGACATGAACGGGGCATCGGCCGCAATACGGCTGGGGCCATTGGCAGTTTACCAGCAGCGTATTGCGGCAGGGGAACTGAAGAGTGATCCAGACCAGCTGCGCGTTGTAACGCGGCTGAACACCTTGTGGCAGGAGCTTGCTTCCATGCCCGCCACGGCTGCGCCGCCTCCTGTGGAAGGGATAGAAGGCAGAGCCAAGGGGCTTTTGGCTGGGTTGGCCCGCAGGCTGCGCCCGCAGGCAGATACGTTTGCCACCCGCCCGGCGCGCCCGCGTGGGCTGTATATTGTGGGCCGTGTGGGGCGCGGCAAAACCATGGTGATGGATCTGTTTTACGCCTGCGCACCCGTGCAAAAAAAGGAACGCATCCACTTTTTGCGCTTCATGCAGGATGTGCATCGTGATCTGCATGATCTTAAAGCCGCCAACCCCAATATGGCAGATCCCATTCCGCCTTTGGCCAAAACCATCGCCAGCAAGGCGCAGCTTCTGTGCTTTGATGAGTTTCAGGTGAATGACATTGCCGACGCCATGATTTTGGGGCGGCTGTTTGAGGCCTTGTTTGCTAATGGGGTGGTTATTGTTGCCACCTCCAACACAGATCCTTCGCAGTTGTTCCAGAACCGCCCCGGCGCAGATGCGTTTAAGCCGTTTATTGCCATTATCCAGCGCGAACTGGATACGATTGAGCTGGATTCGCAGCGTGATTATCGCCGTGGGCGCGAGCAAGACCGTGAAACATGGCTTGTGCCTGCGGATTCTCAGGCCAAAAGCAGGCTGGACAGAATTTTTGCCCGCTATGCAGCAGATGAAAAGCCCGGCCCGGTAGACCTAAAATTTAGTGGGCGCGTGTTTGAGGTGGATATGGCGGCAGGCCCGGTGTGCCGGTTTGATTTCAACTCTTTGTGTGGCAAACCGCGTGGGCCGAATGATTATCTGGCGCTGGCCAAGCATTTTCCGGTGGTGATTGTCGATAACATTCCGTGCATGGGGCAGGATGATGCCAACCTTGCCCGGCGCTTCATCACGCTCATAGATGCCTTGTATGACAACGGAAATCTGCTGTTTGCCTCGGCTGATGCCCAGCCCGACCAGTTGTTTACAGATGGAGATGGTGCAGATGCGTTTGCCCGTACGGCATCACGTCTCGCTGAGATGGGAAGTGAAAGCTGGCTGGAGCATGGGGCGCAGGCTGCGCAACAGGCTCATAGCCTCTCTAGAGCGTGA
- the lpdA gene encoding dihydrolipoyl dehydrogenase, which translates to MPIEIKVPTLGESVTTATVGKWLKQPGEAVKVDEPVVELETDKVSVEVPAPASGRLENHAVKEGDEVEVGAVLATLEAGAAGSAPAAKAAAPAAKAEEAKPAAATAPAAQAPAETDYDVVVIGAGPGGYVCAIRAAQLGFKVACVEQRATLGGTCLNVGCIPSKALLQSSENYHAAGHDFAAHGVVIDSVKLDLARMQARKADIVGANVKGVEYLFKKNGITWLKGHGKVEGTGRLSVDGKPVTAKHIVIASGSNSANLPGIEIDEKVIVTSTGALELSEVPKRLVVIGGGVIGLELGSVWGRLGADVTVVEFLDRLVPGTDNEVASQFQKLLVKQGFKMKLGHKVTKAEKTKKGVVLTVEPSAGGAAETLEADVVLVAVGRTAASKNMGLEEAGIALDKRGRVEVDAHYATSVPGIYAIGDVIAGPMLAHKAEEEGVALAELLAGQAGHVNYDAIPGVIYTWPEVASVGFTEEQLKEKGVAYKTGKFPFMANGRARALGMTDGFVKVLADKQTDRVLGVHIIGPCAGELIAEATMAIEFGASAEDIGRVCHAHPTLSEAVKEAALGADNRAINI; encoded by the coding sequence ATGCCGATTGAAATTAAAGTTCCCACACTTGGAGAAAGCGTTACGACCGCCACGGTGGGGAAGTGGCTGAAGCAGCCGGGTGAAGCTGTAAAAGTAGATGAGCCCGTTGTTGAGCTGGAAACAGATAAAGTAAGCGTAGAAGTGCCTGCTCCTGCATCCGGTCGGCTTGAAAATCATGCCGTTAAAGAAGGTGATGAAGTAGAAGTGGGCGCTGTGCTGGCTACGCTGGAAGCCGGTGCTGCTGGTTCTGCGCCCGCCGCAAAAGCTGCCGCTCCTGCTGCCAAGGCAGAAGAAGCTAAGCCCGCTGCCGCAACGGCCCCGGCAGCACAGGCTCCGGCAGAAACAGATTACGATGTAGTGGTTATTGGTGCTGGCCCCGGTGGGTATGTGTGCGCCATTCGCGCTGCACAGCTTGGCTTTAAGGTTGCATGTGTTGAACAGCGCGCAACGCTTGGCGGCACCTGCCTGAACGTGGGCTGTATTCCTTCCAAGGCGCTGCTTCAGTCTTCCGAAAACTACCATGCCGCCGGGCATGATTTTGCCGCTCATGGTGTGGTGATTGATAGCGTAAAGCTGGATCTGGCCCGCATGCAGGCCCGTAAGGCAGATATTGTTGGCGCCAACGTGAAGGGCGTTGAATATCTGTTCAAGAAGAATGGCATCACCTGGCTGAAAGGCCACGGCAAGGTGGAAGGCACAGGCCGCCTTAGCGTGGATGGCAAGCCCGTTACCGCCAAGCACATTGTTATTGCCAGCGGCAGCAACAGTGCAAATCTACCGGGCATTGAGATAGATGAAAAAGTTATTGTCACCTCCACGGGTGCGCTGGAGCTTTCCGAAGTGCCCAAGCGCCTTGTCGTGATTGGTGGCGGCGTGATCGGTCTGGAACTTGGCAGTGTATGGGGCCGTTTGGGTGCCGATGTAACTGTTGTTGAATTCCTTGATCGTCTGGTGCCAGGCACGGATAATGAGGTGGCCTCCCAGTTCCAGAAGCTGCTGGTGAAGCAGGGCTTCAAAATGAAGCTGGGCCATAAGGTGACCAAAGCTGAAAAAACCAAAAAAGGCGTGGTGCTGACGGTTGAACCTTCAGCCGGTGGTGCCGCCGAAACGCTTGAGGCCGATGTAGTTCTGGTTGCTGTGGGCCGCACCGCTGCCAGCAAAAACATGGGTCTGGAAGAAGCCGGTATTGCGCTGGATAAGCGTGGCCGTGTTGAGGTGGATGCACATTACGCTACCAGCGTGCCGGGCATTTACGCCATTGGTGACGTTATTGCAGGCCCCATGTTGGCCCATAAGGCAGAAGAAGAAGGCGTAGCTTTGGCAGAACTGCTGGCTGGTCAGGCTGGGCACGTCAATTACGATGCCATTCCGGGTGTGATTTACACATGGCCGGAAGTTGCCTCCGTTGGCTTTACGGAAGAGCAGCTTAAAGAAAAGGGCGTGGCTTACAAAACCGGCAAGTTCCCCTTCATGGCCAATGGCCGTGCCCGCGCTTTGGGCATGACGGATGGCTTTGTAAAGGTGCTGGCAGATAAGCAGACAGACCGCGTTCTGGGTGTGCATATTATTGGCCCATGTGCTGGTGAACTGATTGCCGAAGCCACAATGGCCATTGAATTTGGGGCCTCTGCCGAAGATATCGGCCGCGTGTGCCACGCACATCCAACCCTGAGTGAAGCCGTGAAGGAAGCCGCGTTGGGCGCTGACAACCGCGCGATCAACATCTGA
- the ahcY gene encoding adenosylhomocysteinase yields the protein MSDYKVKDLSLAEWGRKEISIAEGEMPGLMALREEYGQSKPLKGARIAGCLHMTIQTAVLIETLVALGATVRWSSCNIFSTQDHAAAAIAAAGVPVFAWKGLSEEEFWWCIEQTVKGPDGWTPNMILDDGGDLTVLMHDKYPELLANVKGLSEETTTGVHRLWEMQKKGTLKVPAINVNDSVTKSKFDNLYGCRESLVDAIRRGTDVMMAGKVAVVAGYGDVGKGSAASLRNAGCRVLVTEVDPICALQAAMEGYEVVTMEEGAPRGDIFVTATGNVDVITLDHMRAMKNRAIVCNIGHFDSEIQINALRNFTWDNIKPQVDEVVFPDGKRLIVLSEGRLVNLGNATGHPSFVMSASFTNQTLAQIELWTAPEGKYEAKVYTLPKKLDEKVAALHLAKVGAHLSKLNKEQAEYIGVHVNGPFKHQDYRY from the coding sequence ATGAGCGATTACAAGGTTAAGGATCTCTCTCTCGCTGAGTGGGGCCGCAAGGAAATTTCCATTGCCGAAGGCGAAATGCCCGGCCTGATGGCCCTGCGCGAGGAATACGGCCAAAGCAAGCCGCTGAAAGGCGCACGCATTGCTGGCTGCCTGCACATGACCATCCAGACCGCCGTGCTGATTGAAACACTGGTGGCCCTTGGCGCCACGGTGCGTTGGTCATCTTGCAACATCTTCTCTACGCAGGATCATGCTGCGGCTGCCATTGCTGCTGCGGGCGTTCCCGTATTTGCATGGAAAGGCCTGTCGGAAGAAGAATTCTGGTGGTGCATTGAACAGACAGTGAAGGGCCCCGATGGCTGGACCCCGAACATGATTCTGGATGACGGCGGTGATCTGACCGTGCTGATGCACGACAAATACCCCGAACTGCTGGCCAACGTGAAAGGCCTTTCTGAAGAAACCACAACAGGTGTGCACCGCCTGTGGGAAATGCAGAAAAAAGGCACGCTGAAGGTTCCGGCCATTAACGTGAACGACAGCGTTACCAAATCCAAATTCGATAACCTGTATGGCTGCCGTGAAAGCCTGGTGGACGCAATCCGCCGTGGCACAGATGTCATGATGGCTGGCAAGGTTGCCGTTGTTGCCGGTTATGGTGATGTGGGTAAAGGTTCTGCTGCCTCCCTGCGCAATGCAGGCTGCCGCGTTCTGGTTACGGAAGTAGACCCCATCTGCGCCCTTCAGGCCGCCATGGAAGGCTACGAAGTGGTGACGATGGAAGAAGGTGCCCCCCGTGGTGATATCTTTGTAACCGCCACCGGCAATGTGGACGTTATTACGCTTGACCACATGCGCGCCATGAAAAACCGCGCCATTGTGTGCAACATCGGCCACTTTGATTCTGAAATTCAGATTAACGCGCTGCGTAACTTTACGTGGGACAACATCAAGCCGCAGGTGGACGAAGTTGTGTTCCCCGATGGCAAGCGCCTGATTGTTCTGTCCGAAGGCCGTTTGGTGAACCTTGGCAATGCCACAGGCCACCCTTCCTTTGTGATGTCTGCTTCCTTCACCAACCAGACACTGGCCCAGATTGAACTGTGGACAGCGCCGGAAGGTAAATACGAAGCCAAAGTGTACACCCTGCCTAAAAAGCTGGATGAAAAGGTTGCGGCCCTGCATCTGGCCAAGGTTGGCGCACATCTGAGCAAGCTGAACAAAGAGCAGGCCGAATATATTGGCGTGCATGTAAACGGCCCGTTCAAGCACCAAGACTACCGCTACTGA
- a CDS encoding 2-oxoglutarate dehydrogenase E1 component — protein MAVSDVLATALNGANIAYLADLYAQWAKDPKSVDPSFDILFSSLGDDEAAVLKDAVGASWAPRPSIITGDEPAPAPKGKGGPAGGLAAQDSLAIARLIRAYREYGHKEASLDPLGLKVPHKTEELDPASYGFGEKDLNREVFIGSLLDPLLKGKNTAKVSEVIAALRSVYCESIGAEYMYARNHEQREWLRKRLEGDNWRARVTVEEQKVILANLTEAEGFEAFCQKRYVGAKRFGLEGGEISIPSLHAIIDSCASQGVTSVAIGMAHRGRLNTLVNVVRKPYVAIFNEFAGGSFKPDNVEGSGDVKYHLGSSTDVDVAGKAVHISLQPNPSHLEAVDPVVCGKVRAIQDDAGDTEKRLSSLGVIIHGDAAFAGQGIVYETFAMSQLPGYRTGGTIHMVVNNQIGFTTNPECGHSGVYGTDVAKSIEAPVLHVNGDDAEAVIYVSRLAADYRQAFASDIVLDIICYRRHGHNETDEPVFTQPVMYKAIAAHDTPHTLYAKHLVKAGVVTDDEVKAQWDAFHAKLDEDYKAAQSYKVNKADWLEGGWKGLVAAGHDPERAFPETGVALDALRKIGEAITKVPEGFNLNSKIARQLKAKANMFSTGEGFDWATGEALGFGSLLLDGHRVRLSGEDCQRGTFSQRHAVWTDQVNQTPFTPLNHIQDKQAQIEIWNSLLSEYGVLGFEYGYSVRNPQTLVLWEAQFGDFANCAQVIIDQFIASGETKWLRMSGLVMLLPHGYEGQGPEHSSARLERYLQLCAENNMFVCNITTPANYFHALRRQLKLDYRKPMILMEPKSLLRHKLAVSALADFGPGTRFKPVIGEIDDLGADNKVRRVVICSGKVYYDLLAERREKGIKDVAILRLEQLYPFPEAALAAELKRYPEADIVWCQEETENGGAWHFADRRIEAALVAAGHKAGRPQYVGRAAAASPATGLARIHAAEQADLVERALGLKKSG, from the coding sequence ATGGCGGTTTCGGACGTACTGGCAACCGCTCTTAACGGTGCCAATATCGCTTACCTTGCGGATCTGTATGCCCAGTGGGCGAAGGATCCTAAAAGTGTAGATCCGTCCTTCGATATTCTGTTCAGCTCGCTGGGCGATGATGAAGCCGCAGTGCTGAAGGATGCCGTTGGAGCCTCTTGGGCGCCACGCCCTTCCATTATCACGGGGGATGAACCCGCACCCGCTCCGAAAGGAAAAGGTGGCCCGGCTGGTGGGTTGGCCGCGCAGGATAGCTTGGCCATTGCCCGGCTGATCCGTGCGTATCGTGAATACGGTCATAAGGAAGCCTCGCTTGATCCGCTGGGCCTGAAGGTGCCGCATAAAACCGAGGAACTGGACCCCGCATCATACGGTTTTGGTGAAAAAGACCTAAACCGCGAAGTGTTTATTGGATCACTGCTTGATCCGTTGCTCAAGGGCAAGAACACGGCCAAGGTTTCCGAGGTTATTGCGGCGCTGCGTTCTGTGTATTGCGAAAGCATTGGCGCGGAATACATGTATGCCCGTAACCACGAACAGCGCGAATGGCTGCGCAAACGGTTGGAAGGCGATAACTGGCGCGCCCGCGTAACGGTGGAAGAGCAGAAGGTTATCCTAGCCAATCTGACCGAAGCAGAAGGGTTTGAAGCCTTCTGCCAGAAGCGCTACGTGGGTGCGAAGCGTTTTGGTTTGGAAGGGGGGGAAATCTCCATTCCATCCTTGCACGCTATTATTGATTCCTGCGCCAGCCAGGGGGTAACCTCTGTTGCCATCGGCATGGCGCATCGTGGGCGTTTGAACACGCTGGTGAACGTAGTGCGCAAGCCTTACGTGGCCATCTTTAACGAATTTGCTGGTGGTTCCTTCAAACCAGACAATGTTGAAGGTTCGGGTGACGTTAAATACCACCTTGGCTCCTCCACAGATGTGGATGTAGCAGGCAAGGCGGTGCATATCTCCCTCCAGCCCAACCCTTCCCATCTGGAAGCGGTTGATCCGGTCGTGTGCGGTAAGGTGCGCGCCATTCAGGATGATGCGGGTGATACGGAAAAACGCCTGTCCAGCCTTGGCGTTATCATCCACGGTGATGCGGCGTTTGCCGGGCAGGGTATTGTTTACGAAACCTTTGCTATGTCCCAACTGCCGGGGTACCGCACCGGCGGCACCATCCATATGGTGGTGAACAACCAGATTGGCTTTACCACCAATCCGGAATGTGGGCATTCGGGCGTTTACGGCACCGATGTTGCAAAATCCATTGAAGCCCCCGTGCTTCATGTTAATGGTGATGATGCCGAGGCGGTCATTTACGTCTCCCGTCTTGCTGCGGATTATCGTCAGGCTTTTGCAAGCGACATTGTGCTGGATATCATCTGCTATCGCCGCCACGGGCATAACGAAACGGATGAGCCCGTCTTTACGCAGCCGGTGATGTACAAAGCCATTGCCGCGCACGATACGCCACACACGCTTTATGCAAAACACCTTGTAAAAGCAGGCGTTGTGACGGATGACGAAGTGAAGGCCCAGTGGGATGCCTTCCACGCCAAGCTGGATGAAGATTACAAGGCTGCTCAGTCTTATAAGGTCAACAAGGCAGACTGGCTGGAAGGTGGCTGGAAAGGTCTTGTGGCTGCCGGGCATGATCCGGAACGCGCCTTCCCTGAAACAGGTGTTGCACTGGATGCGCTGCGCAAGATTGGCGAAGCCATTACAAAAGTGCCAGAAGGCTTCAACCTGAATTCCAAAATTGCCCGCCAGCTTAAGGCCAAGGCAAATATGTTCAGCACGGGTGAAGGGTTTGACTGGGCAACTGGTGAAGCTCTGGGCTTTGGCTCTCTGCTGCTGGATGGCCACCGTGTGCGTCTTTCTGGTGAGGATTGCCAGCGTGGCACGTTCAGCCAGCGTCATGCCGTGTGGACGGATCAGGTCAACCAGACACCATTTACGCCGCTCAACCACATTCAGGACAAGCAGGCGCAAATCGAAATCTGGAACTCGCTTCTTTCAGAATACGGCGTGCTTGGGTTTGAATACGGATATTCTGTGCGCAACCCGCAAACGCTGGTGCTGTGGGAAGCCCAGTTTGGTGATTTTGCCAACTGTGCTCAGGTAATTATCGATCAGTTTATTGCTTCGGGGGAAACCAAGTGGCTGCGTATGTCCGGTTTGGTCATGCTGCTGCCGCATGGTTACGAAGGGCAAGGGCCGGAACATTCTTCTGCCCGTCTGGAACGGTATCTTCAGCTTTGCGCTGAAAATAACATGTTTGTTTGCAACATCACCACGCCAGCAAACTACTTCCATGCTCTACGCCGCCAGCTTAAATTGGATTACCGCAAGCCGATGATCCTGATGGAACCGAAATCTCTGCTGCGGCACAAACTTGCTGTTTCCGCACTGGCAGATTTTGGGCCCGGCACACGCTTTAAACCCGTTATTGGCGAAATTGATGATCTGGGTGCCGATAACAAAGTGCGCCGCGTGGTGATCTGCTCTGGCAAGGTCTATTACGATCTGCTGGCCGAACGCCGGGAAAAAGGCATTAAGGATGTTGCCATCCTGCGTCTGGAACAACTCTACCCCTTCCCGGAAGCAGCCCTAGCCGCCGAACTTAAGCGCTATCCTGAAGCAGACATTGTCTGGTGTCAGGAAGAAACGGAAAACGGTGGTGCATGGCATTTTGCAGACAGGCGGATTGAAGCAGCCCTTGTTGCCGCAGGCCATAAGGCAGGCCGCCCGCAATATGTGGGCCGTGCAGCAGCAGCCAGCCCGGCCACCGGCCTTGCCCGTATTCATGCGGCAGAGCAGGCAGACTTGGTTGAACGCGCATTGGGGCTGAAAAAGTCTGGCTGA
- a CDS encoding L,D-transpeptidase gives MFVPRHPTVWAMAGSLLLAPGGFAAAQTPAPDAASQTEESRPEKPPIQGDGAQTPVTTQAAPDGHVPYTPPPEEAAQLPPMPVVDDDEARKEADSLTRDFRHEVPVALKVSTARKTAWIALARQQLEQAGYTIDRPQVLVVVDRNPSVQRLCLILALPNDPDWQVIGSTKVSTGTTGRKYYYITPTGVFTNTADRLGYRALGTKNENGIRGNGIKGMRVWDFGWQWAEKGWLPSREKGQIRLEMHATDPVYLEQRLGHTASEGCIRIPASLNVFIDKHGLIDAEYEQWAAVDIRFRALLRPDRKPTAISGLAVVVVDSADYHPDSDKTAALKENTGPSKLAARG, from the coding sequence ATGTTTGTGCCAAGGCATCCAACTGTATGGGCAATGGCTGGTAGCCTGCTTTTGGCACCGGGCGGGTTTGCTGCGGCCCAAACGCCTGCGCCAGATGCGGCCTCTCAAACCGAAGAATCCCGGCCAGAAAAACCACCCATACAGGGTGATGGCGCACAAACACCTGTAACCACGCAGGCAGCCCCGGATGGGCATGTGCCTTATACTCCACCACCGGAAGAAGCCGCGCAGCTTCCCCCAATGCCTGTGGTGGATGATGATGAAGCCCGTAAGGAAGCAGATAGCCTTACGCGGGATTTCCGGCACGAAGTGCCCGTAGCCCTTAAAGTTTCAACCGCACGTAAAACCGCATGGATTGCATTGGCACGCCAGCAGTTGGAACAGGCCGGGTACACTATTGATCGGCCACAGGTTTTGGTGGTGGTGGATCGTAACCCGTCTGTGCAGCGTCTGTGTCTGATTCTGGCTTTGCCGAATGATCCAGACTGGCAGGTTATTGGCAGCACCAAGGTTTCTACCGGCACAACGGGGCGTAAGTATTATTACATCACGCCAACAGGGGTGTTTACCAACACGGCAGATCGGCTGGGTTACCGTGCGCTGGGCACCAAAAATGAAAATGGTATTCGTGGCAACGGTATCAAAGGCATGCGGGTATGGGATTTTGGCTGGCAGTGGGCTGAAAAAGGCTGGCTGCCCAGCCGAGAAAAAGGCCAGATCCGGTTGGAAATGCACGCAACCGATCCCGTTTATCTGGAGCAACGGCTAGGCCATACGGCATCTGAGGGCTGTATTCGTATTCCGGCATCGTTAAACGTGTTTATTGATAAGCACGGCCTGATAGATGCGGAATATGAGCAATGGGCTGCCGTGGATATTCGCTTTAGAGCCCTATTGCGGCCAGACAGAAAGCCCACCGCCATTTCGGGTTTAGCCGTGGTGGTGGTGGATTCGGCAGATTATCACCCGGATTCTGATAAAACCGCAGCACTTAAAGAAAATACAGGCCCATCCAAATTAGCTGCGCGTGGATAA
- a CDS encoding DUF3597 domain-containing protein codes for MSIFGSILSAIFHHAKAATPDTTSPANAGAQPSAAAAAAPGTIPPAGTPVNVDAVLADMAAKNDQNLNWQESIVDLLKLLGLDSSLDARKKLAGELGYTGDTNDSATMNVWLIKEVRQKLAENGGKVPAGL; via the coding sequence ATGAGCATTTTTGGCTCCATTCTCTCCGCCATTTTCCATCATGCCAAGGCTGCCACGCCAGACACCACATCCCCCGCCAATGCTGGCGCACAGCCTTCTGCTGCTGCCGCTGCCGCTCCGGGCACCATTCCGCCTGCTGGCACGCCGGTAAATGTTGATGCCGTGCTGGCCGATATGGCTGCAAAAAATGACCAGAACCTGAACTGGCAGGAATCCATTGTGGATCTGCTGAAGCTTCTGGGCCTCGACAGCTCCTTGGATGCCCGCAAAAAGCTGGCTGGCGAACTGGGCTATACGGGTGACACAAACGATAGCGCCACCATGAACGTTTGGCTGATTAAAGAAGTGCGCCAGAAACTGGCCGAAAACGGCGGTAAAGTACCTGCTGGCCTGTAA
- a CDS encoding lysophospholipid acyltransferase family protein, with the protein MSVFRSVLFNVLAFLLTLLMGVGAFPIRWFAHRLALPYAKLWSRLVLALFRSICGVKVEITGLEHLPTHGPALIASQHQSAFDTLVWMLLLPRPCYVMKGELRRIPLLGPMLVLTGMMPIERAAGAKAMRMLLQETDKALKADRQIIIFPEGTRTAPGEHVALKPGIAAMANHAKLPVIPVATNSGLFWGRNAFFKRSGVLHIAIGPAVGPAKRAALLADIEAGWREQEKTFQPLA; encoded by the coding sequence ATGTCTGTGTTTCGTTCCGTTCTGTTTAACGTTCTGGCTTTTCTGCTTACGCTGCTTATGGGGGTGGGGGCTTTTCCCATTCGTTGGTTTGCGCATAGGCTGGCGCTGCCTTATGCAAAATTGTGGTCTCGGCTGGTTTTGGCGCTGTTTCGCAGTATTTGCGGCGTAAAGGTGGAAATCACGGGGCTGGAGCATCTGCCCACCCATGGCCCGGCACTTATTGCATCCCAACATCAATCCGCTTTTGATACGTTGGTATGGATGCTGCTGCTGCCCCGCCCCTGTTATGTGATGAAGGGTGAGCTGCGGCGTATTCCGCTGCTTGGCCCCATGCTGGTTTTAACGGGCATGATGCCTATTGAGCGTGCGGCAGGGGCTAAGGCCATGCGCATGCTGTTGCAGGAAACAGATAAAGCCCTGAAGGCAGACCGGCAGATTATTATTTTTCCTGAGGGCACACGCACGGCGCCGGGTGAGCACGTAGCACTTAAACCGGGCATTGCCGCCATGGCTAACCACGCCAAGCTGCCTGTTATTCCGGTTGCCACCAACTCTGGCCTGTTCTGGGGGCGCAATGCGTTTTTCAAACGCTCTGGCGTTTTGCATATTGCTATTGGCCCAGCCGTAGGCCCCGCCAAGCGCGCAGCCTTGCTGGCGGATATTGAAGCAGGTTGGCGCGAACAGGAAAAAACATTTCAGCCCTTAGCCTGA